CTCATTTTGGCTTCGCAGTTTGCCCTGAACACGATGTTAGACACGTTATGTAGAAGATAACACTCTGATGTCCTTTTTAGATGCCGATTTAGCGTTCTTCTGAAATTCATTCTTCTCTATGAGATGGCTTGACGAAGAGTTATAAGCTATAGAAGTGCCACTCGGAATGGAAATAGTAACACCAGTGGGCGGGTAAACGTGTCCGGCTCATCACTCTGCAATGTACAATATTCGATTGCAGTATTAAGCCTAACCCGAGCAGAGGTAGTTTCCATGCATTACCAGGAATGGTCGATTAGGAAACGCACCCGGCTtcttgatgcaaagatgaaTCCCACTCTTCACAGGGGCAGTCCTCTATATTGCAGAATGGGCATGAAGATGCTCTCAACCCAGTAAAGACCACCATCGGTGATTAGGTGAAAAACAGCGCAACTGTGATTGCTATTCTAGACCGAGTTTGCAGCGAAGTTCTTGTAAAGAACTGGGCGTCTCGAATCATCGACTCAAAATGCTATATAATGGCTCGCAAGATTGTTCGAAATCGATAAATGAAATAGATTCAAACCCCTTAAAAACTAGGTTTGGATTAGGTTCGATTCGCGAAAACACCTTGGGCTCTCCCCCGATGCCCTAGGCAACTTTGTTCAGTACAAGGTGCTCGCCCATATGTTTAATAATACAGTCTAACGTGCTTAAGAATATCTCGAGTGGTGATTGGGACTATAAATAGTAGATAGTACCAGAGCTGAAATTGTTAAGTTGTCTAACATCTTCTGTACTGGAACTTGAACTGTAATTTTAGGCTTCGTTCTACCTGTAGTTAGAGATACCACTCACCGTAGATCTACATTTATAGTAGAATCATAGAGAGCATCGGAAAAGAACCAAATTCTCTCAGTTCTATCAACTTACAGAAGCCTAGATTAAAACGCCGCCATTACGGTATAGTACTACATATTTCTCCGTGCTGTAGTTTTCTATGCAAAAACTAGTAATGTCGTAAAACTTTATTAACGGCGCTAATCTCGATACCGTAGGAGTTTAAGGATTCTTGGCATGCAAGAACTGTATGGCGTATGCATAACGCCAGGTTAGGGTTAGCGTTCAAAGAACCTCCAATGTTAACTACTCGAAATTCCAACACCACATGTCAACTCTCGTCTTAGAGAAGGTAGAAGATAGGATGAGTCGGCAATTCTATGGTTATGACGTACCTAGGCAGCTTGTGGAGAAGATATATCAGGTTGTTCAATTCAATAGCAAACCGGGTGAGTCTTCCTAGCAGTTGGGCTGCTTTTGAGTTTGAATAGATAGGTCTATGAGACTCACAATATCGAGACCGTTGAAGATACATTTTGACAGACATATCCAGTGATTTTGGATCTCGAATCTAGCAAAGGGAGTTGCACGGTTTAGGGAATCAAGTTGTTCTAGAATAAATCCTGCGACTGCCGGGAGTTACGGGGGACATTGTTCCAATTAGAGCTTTTAAGCAGACTGAAAATATTTGTCGTCAGTTCTTAGTGCATTCAGCTCTCGGTCCTGCGGAGATTTTGACACTGTCCATGTAGATCATTTCACCAAGGAAATGTTGAGCCATGGGGACCTTAAAGAAGCTTACATTTGAACACTTGGCTTTGCTGAGAATGTGCATAGCGCGAGAAGGAAGATTAAAAGTATCACGAACTGGATACTAGGCATGAAATATTGAAAGTGCGTGGGTGGTAGTCAGGCCATTTGAGAGAAGAAAGGTACCAGTGGCATGCATTGGAAAAAGAATAAATTGGGGGGATTGAGTTGGGATGGGGACGAGGAAAACTCGGTGATTCTCGAATGAAATAAATTCTTGTTCAATGCAAAATCTGTTTATGCATGGAAATCTCTCACCAAGGCCAAGATGCTGTGTGTCACGGAAAATGACAGCTTAAATCGGTCTTGCGTCGCTGCCGCAGGGCAAGCATCACAAAAGGCTTCTCCCAAGAGTGGGTAAATCAATACGTAAGCTTGCCTCTGGCTCCTACTAACCCCCTTTCAAAGACCAAGTTGCCTAATGTGCCTTAAACGATAAAATCCGTCGGGATCTCATGGAAATGATAGCTATGAACCTCGTTTAATAAAGCACCGGGAAAGGGGGCTAGTAGTATTGCGAAACACGAGGAATCTGCTCATCATATCTATAAATTGGGAAGATAGAACTTCAAGAGCAAACGGTGGCGAAAGAGGATGGTCAACCTCGCTAGGGGCTGATCTCTGGCACGATCAGTTCGCTCTCTGTCATCTCTGCCTAGGCCTAGCGCGGCTACTGTGGCAATAAACGTCTCAATATCCCGGACTACCCCCTTATAAACCTCCGGGGTATTAAAATGCATACATCGGTGTCTGGAGCCGGCCAGATCATAAAGTCAAGTTAGACAGACAGGGGGTGCCTTGCCAGGCATGACCAAACAGACATACGAGGTGCAGGCTATTTTGGGTGGTCCAACATAAGACCGGCTAATTGATTAGCTATACCGTTTGGGCTCATCCTTCTGCCATTTTGGGCATTACCGAGATCAAAGTTTAATCCCTGCAAATACACCCGGGTTACTCCCCTGACCTATAGATACATAGCCGCCGCAGTCCCCCTCCCCTTCCCTCCCTCCCACTTCAGAAAAGCCATCGTTTCGCCTTCCAACAGCTTTCCAACCTATTTCACTCTAATCAGCTCTATTCTGCCCTCCGACTTGATCCAAACCCGATCCTGGTATGACAGCTCATAACTCCCACCACACACGTACGCTGCTATGTCTGCAAGTCATCGTACGTTACCCTACTGAGTAGCTTGAAAATGTATCTAACTTGCTACCTGCCAGCTTATCTTCGCCTTGAAGTGCCTGACGAAGCCCCATTCGAGCTGAGACCCTCGCTAGGCAAAGGATGGGGTGTTTTCGCGACAAGACGCATTGACCGAGGAGCTCTAATTTTGAGCGAAAAGCCAACCTTTATAATCCGGAGGTCACACACCGATATCACAGATTACCATATTGCTATGGCGTTTCAGCAATTGTCGCCAAGCCAAAAAGCACAGTTTTTACTCCTTCGCGACAACGGACCAAGCTGTCTTACAAGTATGAATAAAGCTTTTGCGGAAAACTCGTTCAACGTCACTTCAGACCTCGACGAGCCCGAAGCTCATGGCCTGTTTCCCCTTCACTCGCGCTTCAACCATTCTTGTATACCTAACTGCAAAGTTCCAACTGTGAGTAGAGAGGTCATTTCAAGCTTTGCGACTAGGGACATTGAGGTTGGCGAGGAAATCAACCTCTGTTATTATTCAGATTTCGAATGCAGGACTAGATATGAGCGTCATCAAGCCCTGGGTTTCACTTGCGATTGCAGGGCATGTCTACCTGGCACGACTTTCCAACAACTTAGCGAACTGCGACGGCGATTGATTCGAGGTCTCCAATACCTAGCACGCGGTGTGGACTTGTATGGGCAGAGACAGAGTCATTCTATTATCGTCGACTCTACAATGAAGTTTGTCGCAGAAACTTTCAGCATCACTCTTTCCGCTAGATTGATTTATGCTCTTTTGTCAATTTTCTTTCTCGAAGAAGAGGGCTTGCTAGATGATTTTATGGACGCAAAGTTAAGACCGAGCTTAACCAAAACGGTGCAACTATTCAAGTCAGAGACCAACCGAGGCGTTGTTGGGCTGGCTATGGAGCAGAACACCTGGGTACAGAAATTGCAAGTGGCATTCAGACTATATGGCCAAGAAGATGCTGCCGATTATGAAGTGAGCCTGGCGCTACGAAAGTTGCGCCCATTTGCTTAACGATTTCCTATTCTTGGAAGCTTGATCATCCATTCTGTTCTATTCTGAAAATGTGCTTTAGACTCATCCATGTATTTGTGTTGACAATCAAATACGAGAAAGGACCTCGCTGTTCATGACGCACAGTGACAAAAGAAAATGTTTGTTCAACAGGTCTACTCCATTTCATCCTAACATGATTACCGTGGCCCTATTAACGGATTGTTTACTGCGGTAGCTCATCGATACGCATTCTTATGTATTCAAAGATGCTGAGCAGGATCATGTTGTTGACGCCGGTTCGAATAAGAATGATGGAGAGGCCCTTGTACATGCTGGATTTGGCGACAGCTTGGGAGGCCTCGCCAATCTCGCTGGATTTTCCTAGCAGAACACTCTGTGCACGAGTCTTGCGCGTATCGAGGGGATAAGTCTATGTGTTCCGTTAGTGTATGATCGGAACAAATCAGTCCGTCGGTCTGATCACATACGCAGAACCAGGGTACAGTGCTGCAAATGGCACCCGCAATCATAGGTGCCCCAAAGGGGTTCTTGTCCTGACCCAACTCCTTGGCTGCTACTTGCTTCACAGTCTCGTAGACACCGAAGTACAGTCCTGAGCCCACCGTGTCACGCAACGCATGCAGGCGGAACCCAGTATAAAGGCCCCAGAATCCATGTCGTCTATAGATCTGCTTGATCGCTTGGATGGTCCCCAAGCGGGGCTTGTGACGCAGAGATTGGTCTCGGGCTGCGTCCGGGGCAGCCATCGCGCGATTTGACACTAGAACAGAGGTCTGGACGACATTCTTCGCCAACTCGAAGGGGCCTGTTTCACTGTCAGCCTGTCTCCTTCCTTCCACGCtttcatttgatcaatatgAACATACAAGCAATAGGGGACGCCACCAAGCCAGCGACAAGGCCTGCAGCGGTGAACGTAAGAATGCCCGTCAAGGTAGGAGTGCTTCCAGGCTTTTTATAGTGGTCCAAAGGGTTGGAACCCGTTACGCGTTCAACGTTGTCAGCGATTATGTCCTTGAAGGCATTGTACACGGTGAAGTTGACGACACGGACTACCGTGACACTCGCCAAGGGTGGAAGCGCGCCTTTGTGACAGTCAGCCGATCCTTCAGCTATCGACTCTTGGACCCTGACTTACCAGCAACATAACCCCTAGGCCCTTCGGTGCGCCAGAGATAGCGAACACACTGCCATATGTTCTTGAAGTTATGTCTTTCAAATCAGTTAGCACGCTAGTTCTCATCTCCAAGGTCAATTAGAAAGCTCACGTCTGCATCCGAGTCTTGACGTTCTCTAGAGGAGTCTGCCGAGCGAATCACATCGAATTAGCAAAGTTTAGATGCAGTGTTATAGTTTCAAAGAAATGGTGAAAAATTCAAGCAAAGTCCCGCAGAATCAGGCACTCACCACCGCCAGCGTTGCGCAAATGGTAGACGCCCCCGAAGCCACCTGAGTTTTGTATTTTTTGAGGAGTCTGTTGCGTGTAGAATCATCCATATTCCAAGCGTTGCGGTCTGGCATACTGGCGGTTATTGTGTGGTGAGTTGACGAGGGGAATGGTGCATGTTCAGAACTGTTGTCACTAGTCATTCCGGAACGTTCTCCATTGGCGGCGAGGAATAGCTATAGAATATCTCTCCAGTCTTCACAGAATGCCGAGACTCCACACAAACTCTTATACTTGCAGGCTGGGGAACCCGATGGAACGCAAATCGGTCTCTCCGAACTCGAGTAGACCGTTCAGCGTCCCACAATTGTCCTTTCAACGGGCCCGACCAACCCAGTTCTATCTTCGGTCGGTGGGAGAGTACCCTGGGAGACTCTTGCAATGTATTTTGGCGCGTTTAGATCCGTCTTTGCAGATTATTAGGATAAGTTTGATTTTGGTGGCCGAGACAATTACTGCCACGGCAAAAATGCGACCCCGCGTTCACAAATGGGATCTAGGAGGTGCGGTGCGGGATTGAGCGGTTAAATTGATGTTTTGAAAGAGCACCCTCTTCCACAGATTCGGAATGTTCTTGTCCAAGGTACGTCGTCTATATCAATGGGTTCCTAACAGTGATCGGAAGCTGTGGGGAGACGAAGACGACCATCAGTATATTTGCTTCCCCCGCCGTTCTTAGAAGGACCTAATGGATTCCAAGGTTCTTTGTTTGATGAAGACGACTTACTGACAATATTCCCACAGTATCTCACCAGACAGAACGTGAGCTAATGCTAtgtgaagaagagaagaaggaagtGCAGTAAAATGGCATGTGGACCGAGCTCAACTTGGGCGCTCAAAGCGGTTTAGGGTCAAACAGAGTGACGTCTTCGTGAACAGCAGCGTAAAACAGTGGACAGTGGACATCCTCTGCTTACTCCCCGGGTGATGTATGTTGTTGTTTGAAGGTCACATTGCAAATCGCATTGTAGGATTTAGGAATCCTGATCTCATTCTATCGAAAAATCAATCACACCATCTCTAATCTTGGCATCTCTGTGGCACATCTGCCGGTTGTAGTCTGATCATGTCGTGACAACCTTGGGCACATTTCGTGCAGAGACAGGAAGAATGCTTTGTGGAGGTATAGTGTATGCATAGAGCTTGAAAGCTGATCACAAAAGGTTAGACCCCAGATGGTGATTTTGGCTGCGCTTTTTGGAGTTCAGTACTCCATGACCGCCAGGGATTAGGCTCATTGCCACTCACCAACTAATCGCACCCATTGAAACCGTGGAAATATTGTAAGCCAGATTCCATCCTCAAATCAAACCCACTTTCGTATGATTGGGAGAGGCTGCAAATCATTCAGCAATCCAATTTTCCAGCCGGCTTCCTTATTCCCGAACCTGTATAGAGTAGGGAGCAAGGAGCGAGGAGCAACGGTTTGAATGGGGGTTTGCCTCATAACACAGCAATGGACCGCCAGAAAGACTTTTATCGAAAAAAATGCTATCATCTTAGGAAGTAATATGGTACGGAAATCGGTTGAAAGCACTCCATAGCCTCCTAGTGAAGGTTGGAAGTTTGAATGGCTGAAAGGTGGCTCATAAGACGATTTCCATAAATACATCAAGCCATATCAATTCCTGCAAAAATGGATATATGATTGGCCATGCCTGATTTCAACTATGCTACTAGATCTGGATAATAAATTGTTAAAGGGGTTGATTGAGAGTATTTACCTTGTGATCATCTTGTACGTCCCGGCCTCTTTCCACGTGAGAGTCGAGTTTAAATGTTTAATCAATGAACACATGTTCTATTCTTTTTCAGAGCTGTCTCAAAGCAAATGATGTTCAAATAAATCGTCTCGACAATTTTGACACTATGTGAGGGAAATTGGTTCCTCGGGACCTCGGTCTCCCCCCGCAGTTTCATGTTGAACTCCTCACATACCCTAGGGTCGCTCATTCGGATTTATAAGATCTTGCTTCTCGAGTCAGACCCAGAATATTTCTATTTTATCTGCACCTCTTACAATAAGTTCAACCTACATATCCACCATGGGAAAAAAGCAAGGAACTCCCGCCTATGTCCTAGGCGTCGGCATGACCAAGTTCATCAAACCACGCGGCAAGGTCGACTACCATGAGCTAGGCTATGAATCTG
Above is a genomic segment from Penicillium digitatum chromosome 3, complete sequence containing:
- a CDS encoding SET domain — encoded protein: MSASHPYLRLEVPDEAPFELRPSLGKGWGVFATRRIDRGALILSEKPTFIIRRSHTDITDYHIAMAFQQLSPSQKAQFLLLRDNGPSCLTSMNKAFAENSFNVTSDLDEPEAHGLFPLHSRFNHSCIPNCKVPTVSREVISSFATRDIEVGEEINLCYYSDFECRTRYERHQALGFTCDCRACLPGTTFQQLSELRRRLIRGLQYLARGVDLYGQRQSHSIIVDSTMKFVAETFSITLSARLIYALLSIFFLEEEGLLDDFMDAKLRPSLTKTVQLFKSETNRGVVGLAMEQNTWVQKLQVAFRLYGQEDAADYEVSLALRKLRPFA
- a CDS encoding Mitochondrial carrier protein, with product MPDRNAWNMDDSTRNRLLKKYKTQVASGASTICATLAVTPLENVKTRMQTHNFKNIWQCVRYLWRTEGPRGYVAGALPPLASVTVVRVVNFTVYNAFKDIIADNVERVTGSNPLDHYKKPGSTPTLTGILTFTAAGLVAGLVASPIACPFELAKNVVQTSVLVSNRAMAAPDAARDQSLRHKPRLGTIQAIKQIYRRHGFWGLYTGFRLHALRDTVGSGLYFGVYETVKQVAAKELGQDKNPFGAPMIAGAICSTVPWFCTYPLDTRKTRAQSVLLGKSSEIGEASQAVAKSSMYKGLSIILIRTGVNNMILLSIFEYIRMRIDELPQ